One stretch of Alcaligenes aquatilis DNA includes these proteins:
- a CDS encoding glycosyltransferase family 4 protein, with product MLMFVVNNPAFFLSHRLPLAQAAQREGYDVHVATMDGPAVAQIERHGLHHHALPMTRSGTNPLQELQTIWALWRLFRRERPELVHAVTIKPVLYGGIAARLAGVPGFLAAVSGLGYVFTKRDKSFDPVRWIALQLYRIALGHPNSRVIFQNSNDRDVLLEDRVVKRDQCVLIRGSGVDLNEFQAVPEPEGPPVALMVSRLLVDKGVREFVEAARISAAQGSPVKWVLAGSPDPGNPASISEQEWQSWQKQGVVQCLGERSDIAQLYAQSHIAVLPSYREGLPKSLVEAAACGRAVVTTDVPGCRDAIEPGVTGMLVPVRNAQALAAAVMELGEDTAKRQAMGAESRRLAQEAFDIDRISAAHLNLYQYLSR from the coding sequence ATGCTGATGTTCGTGGTCAATAACCCCGCTTTTTTCCTGTCACACCGTTTGCCTTTGGCGCAAGCCGCGCAGCGTGAAGGCTATGACGTGCATGTGGCCACCATGGATGGCCCGGCAGTCGCCCAGATCGAGCGTCACGGCTTGCACCATCATGCTTTGCCCATGACGCGTAGCGGAACCAATCCCTTGCAAGAATTGCAAACCATCTGGGCCTTGTGGCGTCTGTTTCGTCGGGAGCGCCCCGAACTGGTACACGCGGTCACCATCAAACCTGTTTTGTACGGCGGTATTGCTGCGCGGCTGGCCGGTGTGCCGGGTTTTCTGGCTGCCGTATCTGGCTTGGGTTATGTATTTACCAAGCGCGACAAATCATTTGATCCCGTGCGCTGGATTGCTCTGCAGCTTTATCGCATTGCTCTGGGACATCCCAATAGCCGAGTGATTTTCCAGAACAGCAATGACCGTGATGTCTTGCTGGAGGATCGTGTGGTCAAACGCGATCAGTGTGTCCTGATTCGTGGTTCCGGCGTAGATCTGAACGAGTTTCAGGCGGTGCCAGAGCCAGAAGGCCCCCCCGTCGCTTTGATGGTGTCGCGCCTATTGGTGGACAAGGGGGTACGAGAGTTCGTTGAAGCAGCACGTATCAGTGCTGCTCAAGGCAGCCCGGTGAAATGGGTATTGGCGGGCAGCCCGGATCCCGGCAACCCCGCCAGTATCAGCGAGCAGGAGTGGCAGAGCTGGCAAAAGCAGGGTGTGGTGCAGTGCCTGGGTGAACGTAGCGATATTGCGCAGTTGTACGCTCAATCGCACATTGCCGTGCTGCCGTCCTATCGTGAAGGTTTGCCTAAATCCTTGGTGGAAGCTGCGGCTTGCGGGCGGGCGGTGGTGACGACTGATGTGCCCGGTTGTCGGGATGCCATTGAGCCTGGAGTAACGGGTATGCTGGTACCAGTGCGTAATGCACAGGCCCTGGCGGCAGCCGTGATGGAACTGGGCGAGGATACGGCCAAGCGACAAGCCATGGGGGCGGAAAGCCGCCGCTTGGCGCAAGAGGCTTTTGATATTGACCGCATCAGTGCGGCTCATCTGAATTTGTATCAGTACTTGAGTCGTTAA